The following DNA comes from Anastrepha obliqua isolate idAnaObli1 chromosome 1, idAnaObli1_1.0, whole genome shotgun sequence.
GGCGCTTCGACAGACTGGTTAAAAGCGGTAATCACTGACGCGATACCATAGGAGGGTGCTTCATTGTGGACCATAGAGGAATCAAAGATACCTCACTCATGGATCGTGATGGGGTACTTTCCACAATTCTCAGTCTTTGGAAACCTAGAAGATAATGGGCTTTTTGCAGGGGCAAAATAAAAGCCTCCCCGTCGACATCTGGCGTACACTAAGAAGAGTTGAAAGCGGCTCAAACGTAACACTGGTTCTAGCAGTAGACCAGAAATCAGCAGCCAGCTTGATGGAGTACAAAGAAAGGGTAAACTACCTTTTCAGTTAAGTGACCCTCAAGCTGAAGGCTGCACTCGTGAATGCTAATGCATTGGCGGACAAAATGGAAGCTGTGGAGTTGGATGCAGAGGACAGAAGCACTCCATCCAACCCTAACCCGGCAGCCAATACATGAAGTGTATCCAGGTAAATCTCCATCACGCTAAGGCCGCATCGGTCGAACTTAGCATAAGGTTTGCCAGGGGAAACTTCAACTTAGGGCTTATACAGAAGACCTGGTTAAGGAGAGGCTATATCAAGGGCTGCGCTTATTTCAGACACCAACATTACACATTTgctatttaatgaatttatgGATGGCGAAACGGCAAAGGTTCTAGTCGAAGCGGACTGGATGGAAAGAAGCAAGAAGTCGTTAGTGCCTCAGCCTATTTCGCAGGTGACCCCGACTTAGTACCACTTCCAAATATCATAGGCTTAGTGAACTACTGTAAGACACACAACAAGATATTAATCATGTGATGCAAATGCACACAACTGGGGAAGTACAGATACAAATAAAAGATGTGAGCTACTCCCAGAGTTCTGAATACAAACAAATGTAGCTATTGTAAACAAGGGCAAAAAACCAACCTTTGGAAACGCTACACGACACTAACAACTAACCACTCATTTGATATGATCAACAACTTTATAGTCTCTGATAAAGACTCAAAATTTAATCATagacataatatttttaaaatccaagGGCCAGTTAAGAGCGTAATGCTGTACAGAAGTCCCAAGGCTATCGACTGCAGCAAATACTCAGAGAGTCTTGAATCCAAACTAACCGAAAGCATGCTTCCTATAGAGGAATTGGATGTTTCAGTTGTAAACCTGACTGAGTCCATCATATCCTCATATCATGAAAGTAGTCCACTCAAGACAAAAATCTCAACAAAGAGCGTTCCTTGGTGCAACAAAGAACTTGCAAATTTGCGTCAACTAGCAAGATCAAAATTCAACGATGCAAAGAAATGTCAAACATGAGATGAATATAAGAAAACTCCAACATTGTACAACAAGGAATTGATTGAATCAGAAAGGAGCTCATAGAGAAAGTTCTGTGAGGAACTAAACGATGTTTCAGCCACacaaagaatacaaaaatcataaacCAAAGGAGTGACAAATCCAATTGGTACACTGAAGACACCGGATGGTACTTTTACAAGCAGTTTCGACGGAACACTAGAGCTTCTTCTCAGTACTCATTTTCCTGACTGTAGGATTAAGACACAACCTGTGACACTGATCAAGGAGTGAGAGCGTACACTCTGTTCAGGTCAGAAAACGTACTATCTGCAGAATAGTAAACTACGAAAGAGTAGAGTGGGGAATCAACTCGTTCAAACCCTAAAAATCACCCGAGCCAGATGGAGGTAATAAGCTTCCAGAAAAGATACTGGACTGTTATCTAAGAGAGGAGGTTATCTCGATAACCCTACTCCAAAAACTGCAGTTTGCATATCAAAAAGGGAAATCTACAGTTACAGAACTACACACAATTGTTCGTGCTATAGAAAAGGCTCTTGAACTAAAGGAAATAGCCCTCTGTGGTTTCCTGGACATTGAGGGTGCATTTGATAACGTGAACTATCAAGCAATAGAACTGGCACTCTCCAATAAGGGAGACGAACCAGCAATAGTCAAATGTGTAAAAAACATGCTAAACCAAAGGATAATCACAGGCTCTCTGGGGCAAGCTACTCTAAGTGTAACAGCCGCGAAAGGATGTCCACAAGGGTACCCCCCTTGCCATTCCTCTGGTTTAACCTAGCTGACGATTTGGTATAATCCCTTAACAATAAAGGGTATAAAACAATAGGGTATGCAGATGACATTTCTGTAATAATTAAAGGCAACCACGGAAGGATCATAAAGGCCTTAATGCAGGATGTCTTAAATATAACCTGGGAGTAGTGTAGAAAAGAGGGATTATCAATCAACTCTTCCGAAAGCACTATTATCTCATTTACCAGGAAAAGGGTGCTAAATATACCCACGCTGGGAATAAGTGGAATAGAGGTACCTCTAAAGAAagaggttaaatatctaggCGTGCCTAAGCATAAGAGGGGCCATGAGAATTACCCCAACTGCTGCCATGGAAgcgtttttaaatttaccacTGCTACATTTAGTAATACTAGAGGAAGCTACTGTGCAAGCACtctattttcatatgaaagaaaaacttaaactagGAGATCTTACTGTACACCTCAATATCTTGAACAGGGTTCAACATGCAGTATGCATAACCCAGGCGAATGACCAAGGTTATCTTCCCGTCTAGGATCTAGAGTGGATCAAAAACCCAACATGGctaaatgatgactcacaaaaatggtaaacagatggttccaaaacgctccaaggagtagAAGAAGGAATAGTGAGGCCTAGATCACACAAATTCCTAAtactaagtacagataccacgatTTTCCAAAAGAGGATCGAGAaagtaaataatcaaaatactttcggacagccaatcggttctcaaagcttTAAGGCAAAAGCCCCAgatctcactgatttgggtaccaggacatgagggacacgaaggcagacttttatgctaAAAAGGGGGCAGAAGGTCTATTTATTGGATCAACCCCATTTTtcagctttaacaaaaataatataaaacagcaaACCAAGAAATGGATCAAAAcgaaaatcagggaacactggaacggcacaagcggccttaatcactccaaaaagtttttgaacttcaatgccaatagCTTtcaccctagataaaaagggcctcagattactctgtagAGCACTTACAGGGCACTTTGCCTGTAATGAACACTTAAACACAATAGGGTTATTTAGTACAAGATCATGTTGTGAGgaagaggagtctatagaacacttaatcaccaacagaatcctgggctcgtaggAAGATCACCTATAATTGCTCCTTCCTAAGGaactggttcgattcctcggtatactaaataattataattaagtaataaggggcgcacaatagataaATCTGGACGccgtgcataaaggccttagcctaacccgtacaaccatttcCATTAGGTGACGAGTAGAATGCTTAGCTTCTGATTGTTCTGcgatggcatcaaatcatttaGTATACTTTCAGGTCCTTGCTATGTTTTTACACACAATaatattacataaattaaaaaaaaacacttggaatttataacaataaattgcggaattaaatttttcgtaCTTGAAAACTTCCAGAAAGTTCATTTgatgtacaaaatttatttcagttaCGTCATGTACTCGCCACTAGGTAATAGATGGCAAGTCGAAAACGGCTATAGATAATTCAAACCTTAAGTGGAAATTCCTGGTACCAGTGACTTAAACTAAAAGGTGTAATATACTTCTTGATATTTTAGGATTGTAAGTAGAGGCTTTCCTATAAAAAGGTAatgtgtcaaagtttcaggccaatcagagcaaaattgagggagttacaacACTTTTctcgaggagatttgacagttttggtgtttggcaacaaattttcataattcttGCATATATAGAAAGGTCAACGCTTCCGCAAATACGTGAGGAAATTTCAAGCCGAACAcagcaaagctgagcgagttatatgacttttactggaaggtaatatctcaaagtttcaggccaatcagaggaAAATTGAAGGAGCTACAGCACTTTTTCCGAGgggatttgacagttttggtgTTTGGCAACCGATTTCCATGACTCTTGCACATTTCGAAAGGCGGACGCCTCCGCAATTAGTAAATTGCCCTATTATAAcggaaattatatttaattagagTTGAGATGGCGCTGCCCATACTTTTAATATTAAggttatttataatttgaaaatgttgtaaaatCGTTAAGGTGATAAAAGACACCCTATAGTAGAAATACGTACCTGGTATGTATGTTAGCATAACACAATACATAAATCTACAAACAAAACCGCTGACGTTGCAGCGCGTGCAGAACCAAGCACCAAATTCTATCGGTCGCGCATTTTCAAAAACTGCTGACGATACGTCTGGCCATAGGACACCCTTACGCAAAGCCAACATATTGCACCTACAAGTGCAATTCCCACATtcggaaatattatatttggtcACGTTGAATATCACCTGTGAGAACGGACAACGAAGAAGGTGGTCACGTTGAAGTAAACAACTCCGCCCGTGGGAACAACGAGAGCAGCAAAGAAAGTCATCGAGCAGCAGCGGCTACATTTAGATATAAGTAGGGTAGAAATAAGTATTAAGTTTAGTTCGTTTTTAATGCAACTCAATAAAGGAGCATAGCTCccctaaaattaattttttttagtcttaATACTATGTAAAAAGTTCAATTTGTATACGAGTATTCAAATTTAGCATCGGTTGAATGAAAATTAGACTgcgaaataaattgaaaagttcTTATATAAAAAGTCAAATTATGAATTGAGAGAATCACATAATGTCAGGTAATAATATTAAGATAAAATTTGAAAGGCGTCGGTTTTATACCTTTAGAAGAAATAGTGTTAAAACTACTACAtgataattttgataaatatttatgttatggTATGCGAGAAAactatttagattttttttttaagttgtatcTCTCTTGAGGTCAACTTGAAGCATCCCAAACATTGTATAAGTATACAAGAAAAGGCGAAGCTAAAACAACTCCAAAGTTAACAGATTGATATGGTACACTTGCTTTGTTGAAAATCGATATATACATCGATATTCTGAAAAAATCGGAGTTTTATTTGCATCTCTAGGAATAAAAAGCTAACGTCTGCATGCGCTGCACCATCTATGGGTGGACAATTGCAGCTGCATTAATCACATCGAAGCTACTAAGGCAACCATggcacataaataaaattgtaaacaaaacaaaggGTGAgccataacaaataaaaaaacaaccacCTTAAGCATAAAAGCAACGAATGAGAAATAGGTAAACATAACAACGAACAGTGAAACCGGTTTGCATGCAATTTGTATGTAGGAGTTTAGAGTAGATTTTAGATTTCAGATTGAGTACCAAGTAGCCAAATCACATGCATTGTTGTTAAAATCAagttaataatttgtttaaagaaatgTCTTTAAAAACTGCACAACACCAAAACAAATGCTATTGCAATAGCGTTGCATCAACATGTTGCAACAGCCATGTAAATTGTTTCAAGCGCAAAGCAACTGGCAGCGGAAGTATCTTTAGTGTTGCAACAATCAGTAAATCTAATAAACAGCAATTCAATACAAGTGTAGCAGTgaagagcaaacaaaaaacagattttgtaaaaaataatcgtaaAGCAACTGCCGCCttcgaaaccaaaaaaaatcggCGCGGAGCTGGTCACTCCCATACGCACAGCGGTGCCGCCGCCACCGCCACCAATTTCAGTCGACGCAACTCCGCCGCCACCACAGTGACCTTCTCTACACCTTGTGCCACACCAGCGGGAACGCACAGCTCCAGCGCCTTGACATCCAAACAAATAACACCGTCACCTTCACCAACAACCATTCTAAAAGCGACACCTGCAACCATGACAACACTGGACGATGATTTTTGTGCGCTGAGCGTCTCAACGAAAAGTGAGCGCGGCAGCGATTATGACAGCGCCCTCAAACAAGAATACACCGAGCGACGACGTTACTATGAAAGCGCAAAACAACTAATGAAGTTGATGTCCTCACAAAGTGACAACCTTTCGGCGCTAAACATAATGAGCGGCGGAGTTGATGGTGTTGGCGCCAGCCCAAGCGCGTTCGAGACGGCAGTGGATACGGAACGTTTGCGCACATTGCAACAATTTCGTCTACAAAACGCTAACGAATGCTTTAGTGTACATCGACAGCTGGATTTAAAATTGCCGGTGCGGCAAAAGGAGTTGGAACAGGGCGCTTCTGCCCAACATACGCGCCATTTGTGGTGTGACAAGCCTACACAACTTGCAGCTGTGAAACGAGAGAGCAGTGCCCCGATTGCGGGAGGCGCGAAGAAGTTGCAAAGTACTCCGCTTACACCGCATACAGTGCGTCAAAAATTAATGCGACTACGCTTGGAAGCGGAGGAGATTGGGCGAATGAAGCCTGGTCGGAAGTTCTATGGTGTGAAGGATAGCTGTGCATTGCGATATCAAGAAACGTActgatatatgtacgtaaaaataatactaatgatagcaataagaataataataataataataatatagtaagTAATAGACGTCCAAAGATGAATTACTTAGATGTGAGAGATTAGCGATATTCAAATCAAAACCTGTAAAGGGTGTGCTTCCTTTCCAAAACTGCTATAAAACACACACCGTAACGCACATATCAACTTCCTATTCATTGTGGAATACAACTTCACTCAAATAACTGCCTCGCAGTAGAATATCGTGTaagctaaaattttcaaaacctaTTAGCGCTCTTCAGCCTCACGAATAGTTCGGCAATATTCGTTTTAAGGGTACCAACCATTCCTGGATTAACCGCATAACATCGACTTTTagtgaaaaaacacaaaaagtctGATAGGAGCTCCGAGGCGACGATGGCTGTTAATAAGATAACCGAAGGAAACTAAAAGTG
Coding sequences within:
- the LOC129250865 gene encoding uncharacterized protein LOC129250865; amino-acid sequence: MSLKTAQHQNKCYCNSVASTCCNSHVNCFKRKATGSGSIFSVATISKSNKQQFNTSVAVKSKQKTDFVKNNRKATAAFETKKNRRGAGHSHTHSGAAATATNFSRRNSAATTVTFSTPCATPAGTHSSSALTSKQITPSPSPTTILKATPATMTTLDDDFCALSVSTKSERGSDYDSALKQEYTERRRYYESAKQLMKLMSSQSDNLSALNIMSGGVDGVGASPSAFETAVDTERLRTLQQFRLQNANECFSVHRQLDLKLPVRQKELEQGASAQHTRHLWCDKPTQLAAVKRESSAPIAGGAKKLQSTPLTPHTVRQKLMRLRLEAEEIGRMKPGRKFYGVKDSCALRYQETY